The DNA segment AAAATGCTAATCAATTTTAAAAAAGTTTGTGAGCTTTTTAAAAGAATCGCATAGAAAAAGCATTTTTTCAATTACATAGGAGTTCTAACAAGCTTCTTTCAGCACTCCGGTAATGGTATTTTTGCGCAAAAATACACATTAGAAAACATCAAAAGGAAAAGAGGGGATTCGGGTGTCAAAGGTACTTAAATCTTTGCTACTCACGGCACTACTTGGGGTTACCGGCCTTATAAGTGGTTGTGGTGACTTGACAGTACTTAATCCAAAAGGGCCAGTTGCAAAAGGTCAGTCGGACTTAATTATTTATTCGATTATATTTATGCTGGTTATTGTTTTGACGATTTTTGTATTGTTTACGATTATGTTGGTTAAATACCGCGAACGGAAAGACATTTCAAACTATGAGCCAGATATGCATGGTAGTAGAAAACTGGAAATTCTTTGGACAATGATTCCAGTGGCTATCGTTATCGCTCTAGCTATTCCAACTGTAAAAACAATTTATGCAGGGGAAGAAGCGCCAAAAGTGACTTCGCACAAAGATCCAATTATTATTTATGCAACAAGTGCAGACTGGAAATGGATTTTTAGTTATCCAGATGAGTCTATTGAGACGGTTAACTATGTAAATATTCCAACTGACCGTCCTGTATTATTCAAATTAACTTCTGCAGATACAATGACGAGTTTTTGGGTACCACAATTAGGTGGGCAAAAATATGCGATGTCAGGAATGACGATGAATTTATATTTACAAGCAGATGAAGTTGGTACATACAAAGGGCGTAACGCGAACTTCAACGGTGAAGGTTTTGCGGATCAACGTTTTGATGTAGTAGCTCAATCTGAAAAAGATTTCAAAAAATGGGCAAAAGAAACGAAAGCAAATTCGCCAGTTATTACGCAAGACACTTATGACCGTCTTCTAATTCCTGGAAGTTCTAAGAAAAAAACTTATTCTGGTACGCATTTAGCATTTGTTGATGTGGCAGCTGATCCAGAGTATGTTTTCTATGCTTACAAACGTTTTGGTTATGAGATGACAAATCCACATAATCCAAACACTAAATCAACCATTTCTGATGAGCCAATGCTACCGGTTCGTCCTGTGACAGTAACTAATCCGCAATTTGAGCGTCATGATATGAAGCCGCAAATTATTAAAAACGGTGAAGGTTACCACGAGGATAAACATCGTGAGGACGAAATGAAGAAAATGGAAGAAGACATCCAAACAAATGAATTCAATAAAAAAGAATCGGATGACGCAGGGAACTAAAGGGGGGGACATAAGACATGAAATTGAATGAGTTTATCGTAACTGGCGACCCGATGATTTTAGGTGCGCAGATATCTATCGTACTTGTAAGTATTGGTGTTGTTGCGTTACTAACTTATACAAAAAAATGGAAGTGGCTCATGAAAGAGTGGATTTCTTCCGTTGATCATAAAAAAATTGGTATTATGTACTTGCTTGCTGCTGTCTTAATGTTTTTCCGTGGTGGTGTGGATGCGCTAATGATGCGTACCCAGCTAGCTTTACCGGATATGAAATTTTTGGACGCACAGCATTACAATGAAGTATTTTCTACACACGGAACTATTATGATTTTATTTATGGCAATGCCGTTTATTATTGGACTTATGAACATTGCAGTGCCACTTCAAATTGGTGCACGTGATGTAGCATTTCCATTTTTAAACAACTTAAGTTTTTGGACATTCTTTATGGGTGCGATGTTATTTAACTTATCATTCGTAATTGGTGGTTCACCAGATGCTGGTTGGACAAACTATGCGCCACTTGCGACAGATTTTAGCGCTGGATATGGAATTAACTTCTATCTTCTAGGTGTTCAAATCGCTGGTATTGGTACGCTGATGACGGGGATTAACTTTTTCGTTACGATTTTACGAATGCGTACAAAAGGTATGACGTTAATGAAAATGCCAATGTTTACTTGGTCTTCATTAATTACAAGCTTAATCATCATTTTCGCTTTCCCAGTTTTAACAGTGGCACTTGCACTAATGTCATTTGACCGACTGTTTGGGACAGCATTCTTCACACTCACGAATGGCGGGCTCCCAATGATGTGGGCTAACTTGTTCTGGGTTTGGGGACATCCGGAAGTTTATATTGTTATTTTGCCAGCTTTCGGTATTTTCTCAGAGATTATTTCTACGTTCTCCAGGAAAAAATTATTTGGTTATCCGGCGATGGTTGCCGCGATGGCAGTTATTTCTTTACTAAGTTTCCTTGTTTGGGTCCATCACTTCTTTACAATGGGATCAGGGGCGCTTGTTAACTCCTTCTTCTCCATTACAACGATGATGATTGCGATACCGACCGGGATTAAGATATTCAACTGGCTCTTTACGATGTATAAAGGGCGAATAACCTTTACAACACCAATGCTTTGGTCGCTTGCCTTTATCCCTAACTTTGTTGTTGGTGGGGTAACTGGGGTTATGCTTGCGATGGCTGCAGCCGATTATCAATATCATAATACGTATTTCTTAGTATCTCATTTCCACTACGTATTAATTGCTGGGACTGTATTCTCCTGCTTTGCCGGGCTTACATACTGGTATCCAAAAATGGTCGGTTACAGACTAAATGAAAAAATTGGTAAATGGTTCTTCTGGATTTTTGTTGTTGGATTTAACGTTTGTTTCTTCCCGCAATATTTCCTAGGACTAGATGGTATGCCTCGTCGTATTTATACTTATGTTCAAGGTGATGGTTGGACAACGCTTAACTTTATCTCCACAGTGGGCGGATTCTTGATGGGTGTAGCATTCTTAGTACTTTGCTATAACATCTATTACAGCCATAAACACTCTAAACGTGAAGTTACTGGTGACCCGTGGGATGCTCGTACGCTTGAATGGGCTACAAGTTCTGCAGTTCCTCCAAAATATAACTTTGCTGTTTTACCAGAATGGAACGACTTGGATGATTTCTGGAATAGAAAACAAAAAGGCGATTCATATGTGAATGACAAGAATTATAAACCAATTCATATGCCAAGTAATACAATGGTCGGTTTTGTAATGTCCGTTTTCTTCTTCATTGCAGGTTTCGGATTAGTCTTTTACTGGTACTGGTTAGGAATTATTGGTCTCGTTGGTATTTTAGGATGTATGATTTATCGTTCATTCCAAAACAATGATGGCTACCACGTTGAAGTGGATGAAATTAAAGAAACAGAAGAACATAATGCGCGCGAACTTGCGACTGGTGTGAAGGAGGGGAACCCATGGAATCTGTAGAAGCAAATAAAAATCTGCCAATAGAATATAGGTCAGAACAAGGTCGATTAAATATTCTTGGTTTCTGGATTTTCCTTGGCGCCGAAATCGCATTGTTTGCTACTCTTTTTGCTACTTACTTTGTTATGAGAAAGGCTGGCTCGAATGCGGGTCATCCGCCAGCAGAAATGTTTGAACTTTGGCTTGTCCTTATAATGACATTTTTACTATTAACAAGTAGTTTTACGTGTGGTCTAGCAATTGGTGAGATGCGTAAAGGCAATGTGAAAATGTTGACGATTTACTCGATTATTACACTCATTCTTGGTGCGGGATTTGTTGGCTTTGAGTTATATGAATTTGCACACTATGTGACAGAAGGCGTTACAATGCAAGTCGGTTCTTACTGGTCGGCATTCTTCGTTTTACTAGGGACACATGGACTTCACGTTACGGTCGGGATTTTCTGGATTAGTTTTATTCTGATTCAAATTAAAATGCATGGTTTGACACCAAAAACAGCATCAAAAGTATTTATTTCCAGTTTATACTGGCATTTCCTTGATGTTGTGTGGATTTTCATTTTCACCGGTGTCTATTTGCTAGGGATGGTGAACTAATATGACACAAAATAATAAATCAAATGCAGCACATGCTGAAGGTGGCATTCCTTGGAAACATATTGTTGGTTTCGCGTTATCAGTTATTTTGACGCTTCTAGCAGTTTGGGTAGCTCTTTATTCAACGCTTACAACAAATGTTAAGGTAGTTATTATTTTCATCTTTGCGTTCATTCAGGCAGCCCTACAACTTCTAATGTTCATGCATATGACGGAAGGCCGCGATGGCAAAATTCAAATTGGTAACATTTTATTCGCAGCATTTATTGCGATTGTCGTAGTTATTGGTTCTTATTGGGTAATGGAAATTGGTCATATGAATCATTTGTTATAAAAAGGAGCGAGTATAGAATTAATTTTCTATGCTCGTTTTTTGCATTTTTAAAGGGTTTAGAAGACGAAATAAAAAATTTCTAAAATTATTGCTTGCTATGTAATGCATTACATATTCTATAGTTAAGAAGTAAATTATATTCGTGAGAGGAGTTACACAAAATGACAGAATCAAAATTTCCTAAAGGCTTTTTATGGGGCGGAGCAGTTGCTGCAAACCAATGTGAAGGCGCTTATCTTGAAGACGGTAAAGGACTTTCACTAGTAGATATAGTACCAACAGTAGAGGACGGACGTTGGGACGCACTTTTCAATCCAACGAAAGCGCTTTCCACTGATTATGGTTTTTACCCAAGTCATGAATCAATTGATTTTTATCATCGTTATAAAGAAGACATTAAATTAATGGCGGATATGGGATTCAAATGTTTCCGTATGTCCATCAGCTGGCCACGTATTTTCCCAAATGGTGACGAAACTACACCAAATGAAAAAGGATTAGCATTTTATGACGCAGTTTTTGATGAGTGTCATAAATATGGTATCGAGCCAGTAGTTACAATCAATCATTTCGATACTCCACTAGAAGTTTTCAAAAAATATGGTGGTTGGAAAAACCGCAAATGTATCGACTTTTACTTGAATTTCTGTGAAGCTATTTTCACACGTTATAAAGATAAAGTAAAATATTGGATGACATTTAACGAAATTAACATGATTCTTCATATTCCATTCTTTGGTGGCGGCATGGACGTTACGAATGAAGAAAACCCAGAAGAAGTCAAATACCAAGCGGCACATCACCAATTAGTTGCATCTGCTTTAGCAACAAAACTTGGTCATGAAATCAACCCGGAAAACCAAATAGGTTGTATGCTTGCAGCTGGGAACACATACCCAATGACATGTAATCCACAAGATGTTTGGAAATCCATTCAAGCGGACCGTGAAGGCTATTTCTTCATTGACGTTCAAGCGCGTGGTTACTATCCAAGCTACACTAAACGCTTCTTCAAAGAACACAACATTAACATCAAAATGGAAGATGGCGACTTAGACGCATTACGCGATCACACAGTTGATTATGTGGCATTCAGTTACTATTCTTCTCGTCTAACAAGCGCAGATCCAGAGAAAAGCAAAGAAACAGAAGGCAATGTTTTTGCAACACTAAAAAACCCATATCTAAAAGCAAGCGAATGGGGTTGGCAAATTGATCCACTAGGTCTTCGTATCACTATGAATACAATTTATGACCGTTATCAAAAACCACTTTTCATTGTAGAAAATGGATTAGGTGCAGTAGATACAGTGGAAGAAGATGGCGCTATTAATGATGATTACAGAATCGATTACATGCGTGAACACGTTCGCGAAATGGGTGAAGCAATCGAGGACGGCGTGGAACTTCTTGGTTACACACCATGGGGCTGCATCGACCTTGTCAGCGCTGGCTCTGGTGAAATGAAAAAACGTTATGGCTTCATCTACGTTGACCGCGACAACAAAGGCAACGGAACACTAAACCGCTCGAAGAAAAAATCATTCGACTGGTACAAAAAAGTAATTGAAACAAACGGTAAAGATATCGATTAATAACTAACAAACCCCCACTTTCGGCGATGAAGGTGGGGGTTTTAAGTAATATTATTTATGGGAAGTTTCTTCTTTTTCGATTTCAGAAACAGACTTATCTGTAGGGTATTTAGCCCATTCATACATTTCTATAGGCATACCCACATTTTCTTCAAAATGTTTACCATAAATAGATGCAGTTATATATAAATCCTTATCTCCATTTACATAGCCTTCTATATAAGGAGTACCCATACCAGTGACAGATACGTTTGTAAAAGTAACATTGTCTATATTTTTGTAATTATATTTTAAATACTTTTCAATTCGAGGAGATTCTTCTGATAAGAATTGTTGTTTTGCTTTTTGTTTTTCATGATTTTGCATAATAAGGTAGCCTCCAATACAAACTAGTATTATAATAATAGTTAAAAAAATCAAAATGATTTTTTTTTTCATTTTCTTCACCTCATAAAAATAATAACACAGAATAGGGAGAGATGTTATGAAAGTGAAAGATAACACAAATTTTTATTTAGCAGATGCAGTATACTCAAATAAATATCTAAAAATAGGAAGTGTGTTACCCTTAGCAAATGATGAAGAGTGGATCACAATCAACTCAGTAAACAAAGAAAACGGTCTGCAAGCTATTGCAGTGGTGCCATTGAAGGATTATAAAGATTACAATAACGGGAAATTAAAAAAATATACTCATATTGTTTTTGTATCGCGAGGATCTGAAGAATTAAATGATTGGAAAGAAAACTTAGGTCTGGTTGTAAAGGAAGATGATAAAGAAGGCCAATTTAAAGTATATGACAAATTCGTTAATGATACGCTTGGAAAATTTAAGACGCAGGACTATAGTTTTACAGGACATAGTTTAGGCGGTGGATTAGCGCAGTATGAAGCTGTTAAGCACCTAAAACCAGCAGTAACATTTGCTGCCGCGAGAGCTTTTAATAAATTAACGGACAAAGAGCAAAAAAAGGCTTTAAATGGGGAGTATTGGGATTTAATTAAAGATTATTATCATTCAGACGATGTCGTTGGAATGTTACCACCAAATGCGGAAGTTTTTTATAGACAATACTTAATGAAACGTAATTCAAGTGAAAATAATATAGACAAATTTGGAATTGGTGGACATATGCAGTCTACTTTTATTGGTTGTTTTGGGGTAGATGGTGCGGCTGAATTACTTGTTAAACCAGACGAAATTATTAATCAAATCGAGCGTTTGGATGATGTTTTTGCAAAAATGCGTCAGATTGAAAATTTTATGCAAGACTATGAAGAGTGGGAAAAAATACAGTCACAGCGCCTGAGATCTCAGCTAGATGAAGAAACATGGGAAGGTGGAAAGTACAGTGAATTAACAAACTGGGATGTAGATGATGTACTTACTGAGGTTTCAAGAAAATACAAAGACGGTGTATATAGGTTTCATAATACAGATAAATTTGAAGAGTTTTATGATGAAAATAGAAAAACAATTCAAAAACTAAATGGATTTAAAGAAGAAGTAATTAGTGCAGCGCTAGCTTTTAATAATAAAGATAAAGAATTAGGCAACTGGATAAAAGAAAACAGCAAAGGATGGTAAAAAATGTACGGGAGTTCACCAACAACACAGAAAATCGAAAATTACGATTACTATGCAAAAGCTGAACAACAACGATTACAAGCTGAATTGGATAATAAAGATGCCAAACTAAGCAATCAAGATAGAGCAGATATTATCGCGGCACAGAGAGCGTTAGAAAAGCAAATGCAAAAACAACATTTACAAGCGGAGGTTCCTAAAAAAGTAACGAAAATAATAGATGAGGGTAAACAAGAGTTAGTAAGAATTGAACAAATATGGGTAGATTTACTTGCCGATTATGCTGATATCGTAGCCCAAATGGAGTGTTCATTTGAGTCTAAAACTGGTAAAGCTTTAAAAGAATGGATGGTTCATTATCGGAGTAACCAGATAATTCGAAATGAAATTTTAATTTATGACTGCCAAAACTCCATCAAATTAGATAATTAAAAACAATACATAAAATAAAAAGCAGAAATCATTGTGTAACACCATCCAAAAAATGGCATACATAAGACTTCTGCTTTTCCATTAATATGAAATTGCGCGTTTTGCTTGTTTGCTCCAACAAGTATTAAAATAACTCTGTGAAATTCGAGCGTTTTTTTGGCCAGACCAGCTATCATTATAGTAAAAATTATTTTTATCATAACCAGTGATAGTGATTGCATGGACAGAAAATCCTTGGAAATTACTGACCCAAGCTACAACTGGACGTTTTTTGTTCAGTTGATTTTTAATACCTGTTAAATTCGTTCCGGTCATGTTTTTCGCGCTGCCAGCATATTTCTTTACTTGGTTGACTAA comes from the Listeria welshimeri serovar 6b str. SLCC5334 genome and includes:
- the qoxC gene encoding cytochrome aa3 quinol oxidase subunit III, coding for MESVEANKNLPIEYRSEQGRLNILGFWIFLGAEIALFATLFATYFVMRKAGSNAGHPPAEMFELWLVLIMTFLLLTSSFTCGLAIGEMRKGNVKMLTIYSIITLILGAGFVGFELYEFAHYVTEGVTMQVGSYWSAFFVLLGTHGLHVTVGIFWISFILIQIKMHGLTPKTASKVFISSLYWHFLDVVWIFIFTGVYLLGMVN
- the qoxB gene encoding cytochrome aa3 quinol oxidase subunit I, with amino-acid sequence MKLNEFIVTGDPMILGAQISIVLVSIGVVALLTYTKKWKWLMKEWISSVDHKKIGIMYLLAAVLMFFRGGVDALMMRTQLALPDMKFLDAQHYNEVFSTHGTIMILFMAMPFIIGLMNIAVPLQIGARDVAFPFLNNLSFWTFFMGAMLFNLSFVIGGSPDAGWTNYAPLATDFSAGYGINFYLLGVQIAGIGTLMTGINFFVTILRMRTKGMTLMKMPMFTWSSLITSLIIIFAFPVLTVALALMSFDRLFGTAFFTLTNGGLPMMWANLFWVWGHPEVYIVILPAFGIFSEIISTFSRKKLFGYPAMVAAMAVISLLSFLVWVHHFFTMGSGALVNSFFSITTMMIAIPTGIKIFNWLFTMYKGRITFTTPMLWSLAFIPNFVVGGVTGVMLAMAAADYQYHNTYFLVSHFHYVLIAGTVFSCFAGLTYWYPKMVGYRLNEKIGKWFFWIFVVGFNVCFFPQYFLGLDGMPRRIYTYVQGDGWTTLNFISTVGGFLMGVAFLVLCYNIYYSHKHSKREVTGDPWDARTLEWATSSAVPPKYNFAVLPEWNDLDDFWNRKQKGDSYVNDKNYKPIHMPSNTMVGFVMSVFFFIAGFGLVFYWYWLGIIGLVGILGCMIYRSFQNNDGYHVEVDEIKETEEHNARELATGVKEGNPWNL
- a CDS encoding DUF2974 domain-containing protein, which encodes MKVKDNTNFYLADAVYSNKYLKIGSVLPLANDEEWITINSVNKENGLQAIAVVPLKDYKDYNNGKLKKYTHIVFVSRGSEELNDWKENLGLVVKEDDKEGQFKVYDKFVNDTLGKFKTQDYSFTGHSLGGGLAQYEAVKHLKPAVTFAAARAFNKLTDKEQKKALNGEYWDLIKDYYHSDDVVGMLPPNAEVFYRQYLMKRNSSENNIDKFGIGGHMQSTFIGCFGVDGAAELLVKPDEIINQIERLDDVFAKMRQIENFMQDYEEWEKIQSQRLRSQLDEETWEGGKYSELTNWDVDDVLTEVSRKYKDGVYRFHNTDKFEEFYDENRKTIQKLNGFKEEVISAALAFNNKDKELGNWIKENSKGW
- a CDS encoding 6-phospho-beta-glucosidase translates to MTESKFPKGFLWGGAVAANQCEGAYLEDGKGLSLVDIVPTVEDGRWDALFNPTKALSTDYGFYPSHESIDFYHRYKEDIKLMADMGFKCFRMSISWPRIFPNGDETTPNEKGLAFYDAVFDECHKYGIEPVVTINHFDTPLEVFKKYGGWKNRKCIDFYLNFCEAIFTRYKDKVKYWMTFNEINMILHIPFFGGGMDVTNEENPEEVKYQAAHHQLVASALATKLGHEINPENQIGCMLAAGNTYPMTCNPQDVWKSIQADREGYFFIDVQARGYYPSYTKRFFKEHNINIKMEDGDLDALRDHTVDYVAFSYYSSRLTSADPEKSKETEGNVFATLKNPYLKASEWGWQIDPLGLRITMNTIYDRYQKPLFIVENGLGAVDTVEEDGAINDDYRIDYMREHVREMGEAIEDGVELLGYTPWGCIDLVSAGSGEMKKRYGFIYVDRDNKGNGTLNRSKKKSFDWYKKVIETNGKDID
- a CDS encoding DUF1433 domain-containing protein produces the protein MKKKIILIFLTIIIILVCIGGYLIMQNHEKQKAKQQFLSEESPRIEKYLKYNYKNIDNVTFTNVSVTGMGTPYIEGYVNGDKDLYITASIYGKHFEENVGMPIEMYEWAKYPTDKSVSEIEKEETSHK
- the qoxA gene encoding cytochrome aa3 quinol oxidase subunit II; the protein is MSKVLKSLLLTALLGVTGLISGCGDLTVLNPKGPVAKGQSDLIIYSIIFMLVIVLTIFVLFTIMLVKYRERKDISNYEPDMHGSRKLEILWTMIPVAIVIALAIPTVKTIYAGEEAPKVTSHKDPIIIYATSADWKWIFSYPDESIETVNYVNIPTDRPVLFKLTSADTMTSFWVPQLGGQKYAMSGMTMNLYLQADEVGTYKGRNANFNGEGFADQRFDVVAQSEKDFKKWAKETKANSPVITQDTYDRLLIPGSSKKKTYSGTHLAFVDVAADPEYVFYAYKRFGYEMTNPHNPNTKSTISDEPMLPVRPVTVTNPQFERHDMKPQIIKNGEGYHEDKHREDEMKKMEEDIQTNEFNKKESDDAGN
- the qoxD gene encoding cytochrome aa3 quinol oxidase subunit IV, with product MTQNNKSNAAHAEGGIPWKHIVGFALSVILTLLAVWVALYSTLTTNVKVVIIFIFAFIQAALQLLMFMHMTEGRDGKIQIGNILFAAFIAIVVVIGSYWVMEIGHMNHLL